The following are encoded together in the Acetobacter vaccinii genome:
- a CDS encoding ABC transporter ATP-binding protein, which translates to MQAVHGSPTALSLHDFAFQPATPPLTLDIHRGECVALLGIGSDPHDIPRLTDALTGRSPLLGGNLMVEGVDVTTNAPPHLRGIAAIGPQAPLFPHLSVLDNILFPLRATRTLPDAEILRRGNETLALTGLDALRDTPAGRLSGLQSFRAALARALIRTPSVLVLQQPFDTLDQTASEQAMAMLDRLRHAIGLSALLLTRSRTEALMAADRTGILENGALIQLATAPTLMDRPASSSVAVAMSNANVLTGKVLDIDDDTAILRLPTGETVEAATTPMLEENDLASICIPPDRLSVLFPRQMAADTPEAGDVICTLVSAHHLGHTIAMRLRTRDGTEILAQRPPVHTTRDLAAGRQAVLAWQARNAIAFPMDQKTG; encoded by the coding sequence ATGCAAGCTGTGCATGGCTCGCCCACAGCCCTGTCACTTCACGATTTTGCGTTCCAGCCCGCTACCCCCCCACTCACCCTGGACATTCACAGAGGGGAATGTGTGGCCCTATTGGGAATCGGGTCGGACCCGCACGATATTCCCCGCCTGACAGATGCGCTGACAGGCCGCAGCCCCCTGCTGGGCGGCAACCTGATGGTGGAAGGGGTGGATGTTACCACCAATGCCCCTCCTCACCTCCGGGGCATTGCCGCCATTGGTCCGCAGGCCCCCCTGTTCCCGCATCTGAGCGTGCTGGACAATATTCTGTTCCCCCTGCGGGCCACCAGAACATTGCCGGACGCCGAAATACTGCGCCGCGGGAACGAAACCCTGGCCCTGACCGGGCTGGACGCCCTGCGCGACACACCAGCGGGCAGGCTGTCGGGGTTGCAGTCTTTCCGGGCGGCCCTTGCCCGTGCGCTTATCCGCACCCCCAGCGTGCTGGTGCTGCAACAGCCTTTTGACACTCTGGACCAAACCGCGAGCGAGCAGGCCATGGCCATGCTGGACCGCCTGCGTCATGCAATCGGGCTGAGCGCCCTGCTGCTGACCCGCAGCCGTACCGAGGCCCTGATGGCCGCAGACAGAACCGGCATTTTGGAAAACGGTGCCCTGATCCAACTTGCCACCGCCCCCACCCTGATGGACCGCCCCGCCAGCAGCAGCGTGGCCGTAGCCATGAGCAACGCCAATGTCCTGACCGGCAAGGTGCTGGATATAGACGACGACACCGCAATCCTGCGCCTGCCCACGGGGGAAACGGTGGAGGCCGCAACCACCCCCATGCTGGAAGAAAACGATCTGGCCAGCATCTGTATTCCACCAGACCGGCTGTCCGTCCTGTTCCCCCGCCAGATGGCCGCCGATACCCCCGAAGCGGGAGATGTTATCTGCACTCTTGTTTCGGCCCATCACCTTGGCCATACCATCGCCATGCGGCTGCGCACGCGTGACGGCACGGAAATACTGGCCCAGCGCCCCCCGGTACACACCACCCGCGACCTGGCCGCAGGCCGGCAGGCCGTGCTGGCGTGGCAGGCGCGGAATGCCATTGCCTTTCCGATGGACCAGAAAACCGGCTAG
- a CDS encoding YcgN family cysteine cluster protein codes for MTDTTTAPYWETTALQDMTRPQWEALCDGCGRCCLHKLRDDDTEELYYTSVACRLLDVGTCQCTDYPNRLRKVQDCVTLTAEMIPQLDWLPPDCAYRRLSEGLPLPDWHPLITGTPDTVISSGASAAGRCISERRAGALEDYIVTWPGEPATAAG; via the coding sequence ATGACCGACACCACCACCGCCCCCTACTGGGAAACCACCGCATTGCAGGACATGACCCGCCCACAGTGGGAGGCCCTGTGCGACGGCTGTGGCCGGTGCTGCCTGCACAAGCTGCGCGATGATGACACGGAAGAACTCTATTATACGTCTGTCGCCTGCCGCCTGCTGGACGTTGGCACGTGCCAGTGCACGGACTATCCCAACCGCCTGCGCAAGGTACAGGACTGCGTGACCCTGACCGCAGAGATGATCCCGCAACTGGACTGGCTACCCCCTGACTGCGCCTACCGCAGACTGTCTGAAGGGCTGCCCCTGCCAGACTGGCACCCGCTGATAACGGGCACGCCTGACACGGTCATCTCCTCCGGGGCATCGGCAGCGGGTCGCTGCATAAGCGAGCGGCGGGCGGGTGCATTGGAGGACTACATTGTGACATGGCCGGGGGAACCTGCCACTGCTGCCGGATAA
- a CDS encoding M48 family metallopeptidase, which translates to MFWRLSPRARRLSLRIAPRDHALTVTVPQSCPPAQALAFVHKNTGWIVSRLQRLAQGPSFTADSLITIEDKPYRILHAPTRHGGAWIENDTLVITGDAAFLSRRVMQYLRQHATRALGRDLRAMAQAAGLKPGRLDIRDPTSRWGSCSSTGRIMLSWRLILAPHPVRHYLIAHELSHLAQMNHSPAFWKHVATLTPHRDVAENWLRHHGPLLLRAR; encoded by the coding sequence GTGTTCTGGCGGCTCTCGCCACGGGCCAGAAGGCTCTCACTGCGCATTGCCCCACGCGACCACGCGCTGACAGTCACTGTCCCGCAGTCCTGCCCACCGGCTCAGGCGTTAGCCTTTGTCCACAAAAATACGGGCTGGATTGTCAGCCGCCTGCAACGCCTCGCCCAAGGCCCCAGCTTTACCGCAGACAGCCTGATTACAATTGAGGACAAGCCCTACCGTATCCTCCACGCCCCCACGCGCCACGGCGGGGCCTGGATTGAAAACGACACCCTGGTCATTACAGGCGATGCCGCCTTCCTCAGCCGCAGGGTCATGCAGTATCTGCGGCAGCATGCGACCCGCGCCCTGGGCCGAGACCTACGCGCCATGGCCCAGGCCGCAGGGTTAAAACCCGGCAGGCTGGACATACGCGACCCGACCAGCCGCTGGGGCAGTTGTTCCAGCACAGGGCGGATCATGCTGTCATGGCGGCTGATCCTGGCCCCCCACCCGGTGCGCCATTATCTGATCGCCCACGAACTCAGCCACCTTGCCCAGATGAACCACAGCCCGGCATTCTGGAAACACGTTGCAACCCTGACACCACACCGCGATGTGGCGGAAAACTGGTTGCGCCACCACGGCCCTTTGCTGTTACGGGCGCGCTAA
- a CDS encoding extracellular solute-binding protein: MAGAECHCLSDGPENRLDWYRRSPKFQTRKRFPLLPRPFPRKTPVAPQPGAGHMGSSLLSRRSALLAGLGVLLPAAVSNAQPRHRQRHVAPARLTVLSFAGRITQTQKAVLFGPYAHMAHHPIALHPWNGSLDSLRQQEAHHPGRIAACMMETSSLHMACGIDLLAREGADTPANACGKPSASIDYAMAWDHARLDSPPNWADFWDVARHPGRRGLRNDPRTTLEVALLADGVPPDMLYRVLSSPEGVNRAFQKLDQIRPYIAWWSTPEDAGRILKSGGALMGLVPTGEILGDDPTNRQRFGLYWPQRLQVHYSWGLPLSSATNATCLSLVTWLEEPAQQQAFANAWPSLPSMQDIALTETKTGPIPPPTQLNDSFWNTALPTLAPRFQRWARLP; the protein is encoded by the coding sequence GTGGCAGGCGCGGAATGCCATTGCCTTTCCGATGGACCAGAAAACCGGCTAGACTGGTATCGTCGTTCCCCCAAGTTCCAGACTCGCAAGAGGTTTCCCCTGCTTCCACGTCCCTTCCCGCGCAAGACCCCTGTGGCCCCACAACCCGGTGCTGGCCATATGGGGTCTTCCCTGCTGTCGCGTCGCTCGGCCCTTCTTGCCGGGTTGGGAGTGCTGTTGCCTGCCGCCGTGTCCAACGCACAGCCCCGGCACCGCCAGCGCCACGTCGCCCCGGCGCGGCTGACGGTGCTCAGCTTTGCAGGCAGGATCACCCAAACCCAGAAGGCGGTGCTGTTCGGCCCTTATGCCCATATGGCGCACCACCCCATTGCCCTGCACCCCTGGAACGGCAGCCTAGACAGCCTGCGCCAGCAGGAGGCCCACCACCCCGGCCGGATTGCTGCCTGCATGATGGAAACCAGCAGCCTGCACATGGCCTGTGGCATAGACCTGCTGGCCCGCGAGGGGGCGGATACCCCGGCCAACGCCTGTGGCAAGCCTTCAGCCTCCATCGACTACGCCATGGCCTGGGACCACGCCCGGCTGGACAGCCCACCCAACTGGGCGGACTTTTGGGATGTCGCACGCCACCCCGGCCGCCGAGGCCTGCGGAACGACCCGCGCACAACGCTGGAAGTCGCCCTGCTGGCCGATGGTGTGCCGCCTGACATGCTGTACCGGGTGCTGTCCTCACCCGAGGGCGTCAACCGGGCCTTCCAGAAGCTTGACCAGATCCGCCCCTACATTGCGTGGTGGTCCACGCCGGAAGACGCCGGGCGTATTCTCAAATCCGGCGGTGCGTTAATGGGGCTTGTGCCCACGGGTGAAATCCTGGGGGATGATCCCACCAACCGCCAGCGCTTTGGCCTGTACTGGCCCCAGCGGCTGCAAGTCCATTACTCCTGGGGGCTACCACTGAGTTCCGCCACCAACGCCACCTGCCTCAGCCTTGTGACATGGCTGGAAGAGCCCGCCCAGCAGCAGGCTTTTGCCAATGCGTGGCCCAGCCTGCCCTCCATGCAGGACATCGCGCTGACCGAGACCAAGACAGGCCCCATTCCACCCCCTACACAGTTGAACGACAGTTTCTGGAACACTGCCCTGCCGACCCTCGCCCCCCGTTTCCAGCGCTGGGCCCGCCTGCCGTGA